A single region of the Jatrophihabitans sp. GAS493 genome encodes:
- a CDS encoding glucosidase yields MSAEHARLAESPSASGPWRLWGPYLAGRQWGTVREDYSAEGDPWSSFTFDQAVARSYRWGEDGLGGICDRFGFLNFSVALWNGRDPILKERLFGLTNSEGNHGEDAKEYWWALDGTPSHSWMKWLYRYPQAEYPYQQLREENAKRGRNEREYELGDTGILDGDRFFDMTVTYAKAAPDDICVTITVTNEGPESAPLDVLPQLWFRNTWAWGRDTRSGRIDQLLPPTLAVGGVEAVETTHGFLGRYFVAAKGSPEVLFCENETNSVALFGAKANRTKFTKDGINNRIVNGDTKAVNSLGEGTKAAFWYHFDAIEPGETVSIELRMSQNAPDEFTFGPGFDAVNRDRLAEADEFYSTVIHQGMSADDYHVARRAYAGLLWGKQLYRYDVEQWLEGDPVGAHAPDARQGKGGRNTGWRHMSLADVISMPDEWEYPWFAAWDLAFHAIPLAHVDPEFAKEQLVLMCREWSIHPNGQLPAYEWAFGDVNPPVHAWAAWHVYRIDGYRDRDFLIRVFTKLLLNFSWWVNRKDSTGSNLFEGGFLGMDNIGLFDRSAPLPPGYRLEQSDATSWMAFYCQQMFKIAIELSRSDPAWEDAATKFLEHFLWISRSMNDFGSQGSSLWHEEDGFFYDVLVDPDGNAQPMRVRSMVGLLPILGATEVPSWLALECPDVTARLRWLQRRRPELVGPLLSRSGPGGRQMLLSLLNPERLRQILSRLFDTDEFLSPFGIRSLSAAAKERITAEVKGESQSIEYEPGESRTALFGGNSNWRGPVWFPVNVLLADKLRTYGRHFGDSFKIEIPTGSGDWKTLIDAADLIDSSLTALFRPTDGRRPADGERIESSKSPLWSQHPTFSEFFDGDTGEGLGATHQTGWTALVAHLLNPRLPADPR; encoded by the coding sequence CTGAGCGCCGAACACGCCCGGCTGGCCGAATCCCCGTCGGCCAGCGGCCCGTGGCGGCTCTGGGGTCCGTACCTGGCCGGACGCCAGTGGGGAACCGTCCGGGAGGACTACTCCGCCGAGGGAGACCCGTGGTCGTCGTTCACCTTCGACCAGGCCGTGGCCCGCAGTTACCGCTGGGGCGAGGACGGGCTGGGCGGCATCTGTGACCGCTTCGGCTTTCTGAACTTCTCCGTCGCCCTCTGGAACGGCAGGGACCCGATTCTCAAGGAGCGGCTCTTCGGCCTCACCAACTCCGAAGGCAACCACGGCGAAGACGCCAAGGAGTACTGGTGGGCTCTGGACGGAACCCCTTCGCACAGCTGGATGAAGTGGCTCTACCGCTACCCGCAGGCCGAGTACCCCTATCAGCAGCTGCGCGAGGAGAACGCCAAGCGCGGGCGCAATGAACGCGAGTACGAGCTCGGTGACACCGGCATCCTCGACGGTGACCGGTTCTTCGACATGACGGTCACCTACGCCAAAGCCGCCCCGGACGACATCTGCGTCACCATCACGGTCACCAACGAGGGTCCGGAGTCGGCCCCCCTGGACGTGCTGCCGCAGCTCTGGTTCCGCAACACCTGGGCCTGGGGGCGGGACACTCGCAGCGGACGCATCGATCAGCTCCTCCCACCCACCCTGGCCGTCGGCGGGGTGGAGGCCGTCGAGACCACGCACGGCTTCCTCGGCCGCTACTTCGTCGCCGCCAAGGGCAGCCCGGAGGTGCTCTTCTGCGAGAACGAGACCAACTCCGTGGCCCTCTTCGGGGCGAAGGCCAATCGGACCAAGTTCACCAAGGACGGCATCAACAACCGGATCGTCAACGGCGATACGAAGGCGGTGAACTCCCTCGGCGAGGGCACGAAGGCCGCCTTCTGGTACCACTTCGACGCCATCGAACCGGGCGAGACGGTGAGCATCGAGCTGCGCATGTCGCAGAACGCCCCGGACGAGTTCACCTTCGGCCCCGGCTTCGACGCGGTCAACCGCGACCGGCTGGCGGAGGCCGACGAGTTCTACTCCACCGTCATCCATCAGGGCATGAGCGCCGATGACTACCACGTGGCCCGGCGCGCCTACGCCGGCCTGCTCTGGGGGAAGCAGCTTTACCGTTACGACGTCGAGCAGTGGCTGGAGGGGGATCCGGTCGGCGCCCACGCCCCGGATGCCCGTCAGGGTAAGGGTGGGCGCAACACCGGGTGGCGGCACATGTCGCTGGCCGACGTCATCTCAATGCCTGATGAGTGGGAGTACCCCTGGTTCGCCGCCTGGGATCTGGCCTTCCACGCCATTCCGCTGGCCCACGTCGACCCCGAGTTCGCCAAGGAGCAGCTGGTACTGATGTGCCGGGAGTGGTCGATCCACCCCAATGGGCAGCTGCCGGCCTACGAATGGGCCTTCGGTGACGTCAATCCGCCGGTACACGCCTGGGCGGCCTGGCACGTCTACCGCATCGACGGCTACCGCGACCGCGACTTCCTGATCCGCGTCTTCACCAAGCTGCTGCTGAACTTCTCCTGGTGGGTTAACCGCAAGGACTCGACCGGTTCGAACCTCTTCGAGGGCGGGTTCCTCGGCATGGACAACATCGGCCTCTTCGACCGCTCGGCGCCCCTGCCGCCGGGGTATCGCCTCGAGCAGTCGGACGCGACGAGCTGGATGGCCTTCTACTGCCAGCAGATGTTCAAGATCGCCATCGAATTGAGCCGCAGCGACCCGGCCTGGGAGGATGCGGCGACGAAATTCCTCGAGCATTTCCTCTGGATCTCCCGGTCGATGAACGACTTCGGTTCGCAGGGCTCGTCGCTCTGGCACGAGGAGGACGGTTTCTTCTACGACGTGCTGGTCGACCCCGACGGCAACGCCCAGCCGATGCGGGTGCGTTCGATGGTCGGGCTGCTGCCGATCCTCGGCGCCACCGAGGTGCCCTCCTGGTTGGCGCTGGAGTGCCCGGACGTGACGGCCCGGCTGCGCTGGCTGCAGCGGCGCCGGCCGGAACTGGTGGGGCCGCTGCTCTCCCGCTCCGGGCCCGGTGGGCGTCAGATGCTCCTATCTTTGTTGAACCCTGAGCGTCTGCGCCAGATCCTGAGCCGCCTCTTCGACACCGACGAGTTCCTCTCGCCGTTCGGGATCCGGTCGCTCTCGGCCGCGGCGAAGGAGAGGATCACCGCCGAGGTGAAGGGCGAGAGCCAGTCGATCGAGTACGAGCCCGGCGAGTCGCGGACGGCGCTCTTCGGAGGCAACTCGAACTGGCGCGGACCGGTGTGGTTTCCGGTGAACGTGCTGCTGGCCGACAAGCTGCGAACCTACGGACGGCACTTCGGCGACTCCTTCAAGATCGAGATCCCGACCGGCTCCGGCGACTGGAAGACCCTTATCGACGCGGCCGATCTCATCGACTCCAGCCTCACCGCGCTCTTCCGTCCAACCGACGGGCGGCGACCGGCCGACGGCGAACGGATCGAGTCGAGCAAGAGCCCGCTCTGGAGCCAGCACCCCACCTTCAGCGAGTTCTTCGACGGCGACACCGGCGAGGGTCTGGGGGCGACCCACCAGACCGGGTGGACCGCGCTGGTCGCCCACCTGCTGAATCCCAGACTCCCGGCCGACCCTCGGTAA
- a CDS encoding TMEM165/GDT1 family protein — protein sequence MNFAVVAVVFGIVLIAELPDKTMFASLMLGTRFAARWVFIGAAAAFLVHVIIAVTAGSLLGLLPHRILEFIIAALFLAGAIFMWRESRSKEEGEEEAAAAKPGNGTAWAAIASSFGVIFIGEWGDITQIATANLAAKYHDALSVAVGATLGLWTAALIAITAGKTLLRIISVQLLHRVGAVIFLGFAVFSLVEAFRS from the coding sequence GTGAATTTCGCAGTAGTAGCAGTTGTGTTCGGCATCGTGCTGATCGCCGAGCTCCCCGACAAGACCATGTTCGCGTCGCTGATGCTCGGCACCCGCTTCGCCGCCCGGTGGGTCTTCATCGGGGCGGCGGCCGCCTTCCTCGTCCACGTCATCATCGCCGTCACCGCCGGCAGCCTGCTCGGGCTGCTCCCGCACCGCATCCTCGAGTTCATCATCGCCGCGCTCTTCCTGGCCGGCGCGATCTTCATGTGGCGTGAGTCCCGCAGCAAAGAGGAGGGCGAGGAGGAGGCCGCCGCCGCGAAGCCCGGCAACGGCACCGCGTGGGCGGCGATCGCGAGCTCCTTCGGCGTCATCTTCATCGGTGAGTGGGGCGACATCACACAGATCGCCACGGCCAACCTCGCCGCCAAGTACCACGACGCGCTCTCGGTCGCGGTCGGGGCCACGCTCGGGCTCTGGACCGCCGCGCTGATCGCCATCACCGCCGGCAAGACGCTGCTGCGGATCATCTCGGTGCAGCTGCTGCACCGCGTCGGCGCGGTCATCTTCCTGGGGTTCGCGGTCTTCTCCCTGGTCGAGGCCTTCCGCAGCTAA
- a CDS encoding D-arabinono-1,4-lactone oxidase, with protein MPYNWARNVRFTPSDVQRPASLAELQSLVARADRAHALGSGHSFNRLADTTGELISVADLPQFIAIDESTMTVSTSAGIRYGALGAHLHGRGFALRNLASLPHISVAGAVATATHGSGVTNGNLASAVRAQELVLADGSIRTISRSDAEFNATVVGLGALGIVTTLTLEIVDTFDVRQYVYDDLPFPTFYEQTETILGAAYSVSLFTDWQSRRFNNVWLKRLADDVVPDPTSWMGAALADGPRHPVPGADPRACSQQGGVAGPWHERLPHFRLEFTPSNGDELQSEYLLPRALTRPAVQALEAIAPQIAPALMICEIRTVAADELWLSTSYGTDSCALHFTWRPDAEAVAVAVRAIEAALEPFAPRPHWGKVFSLPPATLAGRYGRFADFQRVRREYDPAGKFGNDTLDHLLG; from the coding sequence ATGCCGTACAACTGGGCTCGTAACGTTCGGTTCACCCCGTCTGACGTGCAGCGGCCCGCCTCCCTGGCCGAACTGCAGTCCCTCGTCGCCCGCGCCGACCGCGCACACGCCCTCGGCAGTGGACACTCCTTCAATCGACTGGCCGACACGACCGGCGAGCTCATCTCCGTGGCCGACCTGCCGCAGTTCATCGCGATCGACGAGTCGACGATGACGGTCTCCACCAGCGCCGGCATTCGCTACGGCGCGCTCGGCGCCCACCTGCATGGACGGGGTTTCGCGCTGCGCAACCTCGCCTCCCTGCCGCACATCTCGGTCGCAGGGGCAGTGGCGACGGCGACCCACGGCTCGGGGGTGACCAACGGGAACCTGGCCTCGGCCGTCCGGGCCCAAGAACTGGTGCTGGCCGACGGGAGCATCCGCACCATCAGCCGCAGTGACGCGGAGTTCAACGCCACCGTGGTCGGGTTGGGGGCCCTCGGAATCGTCACCACCCTCACGCTGGAGATCGTCGATACCTTCGACGTCCGCCAGTACGTCTACGACGACCTTCCGTTCCCGACCTTCTACGAGCAGACCGAGACGATCCTGGGCGCCGCGTACAGCGTCAGCCTCTTCACCGACTGGCAGTCTCGGCGTTTCAACAATGTCTGGCTGAAGCGACTGGCCGACGACGTCGTTCCCGATCCGACCAGCTGGATGGGTGCGGCACTGGCCGACGGACCGCGACACCCGGTGCCGGGGGCCGATCCGCGGGCCTGCTCTCAGCAGGGTGGGGTAGCCGGGCCCTGGCACGAGCGCCTTCCGCACTTCCGGCTCGAATTCACGCCTAGCAACGGCGACGAGCTGCAGTCGGAGTATCTCCTGCCCCGCGCGCTGACCCGGCCGGCCGTGCAGGCGCTGGAGGCGATCGCACCGCAGATCGCCCCCGCGCTGATGATCTGCGAGATCCGCACGGTGGCGGCCGACGAACTCTGGCTGAGCACCAGTTACGGCACTGACAGCTGCGCGCTGCATTTCACCTGGCGTCCGGACGCCGAGGCGGTAGCCGTCGCGGTTCGGGCCATCGAAGCTGCGCTGGAGCCGTTCGCCCCCCGTCCGCACTGGGGGAAGGTCTTCAGCCTGCCCCCGGCGACGCTGGCCGGCCGCTACGGGCGGTTCGCCGACTTCCAGCGGGTGAGGCGCGAATACGACCCGGCCGGAAAGTTCGGCAACGACACGCTCGACCATCTCCTGGGCTGA
- a CDS encoding PH domain-containing protein, translating into MADSADTTTSAQLQLRDPAHRVSPRAKRFWTLRALIPWLVIVIVEVVIAVAIKVQHHGSVSGQHSAQRGFRVMLIILAVTLLVATAHLIVMPRWRYRVHLWEVTDSAVYAQSGWITQERRIAPLSRVQTVDVQRGPLEQLFKLANVTVTTASAAGPIKVHGLDTKTADDLVARLTIATAASVGDAT; encoded by the coding sequence ATGGCTGATTCTGCGGATACGACAACATCGGCTCAGCTGCAGTTGCGCGACCCCGCGCATCGAGTCAGCCCTCGGGCCAAACGCTTCTGGACGCTGCGCGCCCTCATCCCGTGGCTGGTCATCGTGATCGTCGAGGTCGTCATCGCGGTGGCGATCAAGGTGCAGCACCACGGCAGTGTCAGCGGCCAGCACTCGGCTCAGCGTGGTTTTCGCGTCATGCTGATCATCCTGGCGGTGACGCTGCTGGTGGCGACGGCCCACCTGATCGTGATGCCCCGCTGGCGCTACCGCGTCCACCTCTGGGAGGTCACCGACTCGGCCGTCTACGCCCAATCCGGCTGGATCACCCAGGAGCGGCGTATCGCGCCGCTGTCCCGGGTGCAGACGGTGGACGTCCAGCGCGGCCCGCTGGAGCAGTTGTTCAAGCTGGCCAACGTCACCGTCACCACCGCATCGGCCGCCGGACCGATCAAGGTCCACGGTCTGGACACCAAGACCGCCGACGATCTGGTGGCCCGACTGACCATCGCCACCGCGGCCAGCGTCGGGGATGCTACGTGA
- a CDS encoding PH domain-containing protein, whose translation MTDVPHHEPELVEAPPVEVPLVEAPLVEAPLVEVPWRRLSSRMLLVHPVREVGRFIPILIGIVLFGGHNGNGHWWGLIGVVLVIGASIMRWATTSFQITPDQVQLRTGLFRKRILTTPADRVRTVDVTEHALHRLLGLAKVSIGTGISDEKKSGMVLDGLSVSEARSLRGELLHRTRVSPQSPGRPVATAPEPLPEREDELLRLDPSWMRYAPFTFSGAITGLAIVGVSFNALGQSDVDASKIRAVQDTSRHLERLPLWLSVIQVTLSLLAVVALLSIIGYVLSFWNFRLTRHSGGTLQVTRGLLTTRSTSIEHRRLRGVEISEPIFLRAVRGARLVAVATGLRMGRGSQRGGTVLAPPAPSRVIADLAGTVLGEIALREAQRNSSGTDAATVTLVPHPARARRRRINRAITPWLLLVILLIVLWATAGLPKWFAVAAAVGALLAIPIGVDRYRSLGHRFVDGFLVTRYGSLVRRRVVLEADGIIGWNERRTFFQRRARLVSLIATTAAGGQHYAVPDLAPEESLRLARQATPGLLEPFLR comes from the coding sequence GTGACCGACGTGCCGCACCACGAGCCCGAACTGGTCGAGGCGCCGCCGGTCGAGGTGCCGCTGGTCGAGGCGCCGCTGGTCGAGGCGCCGCTGGTCGAGGTGCCGTGGCGGCGGCTCAGCTCCCGGATGCTGCTGGTCCATCCGGTCCGCGAGGTCGGGCGCTTCATCCCGATTCTGATCGGGATCGTGCTCTTCGGCGGCCACAACGGTAACGGCCACTGGTGGGGTTTGATCGGCGTCGTGCTGGTGATCGGCGCGAGCATCATGCGCTGGGCGACGACCAGCTTCCAGATCACGCCGGATCAGGTGCAACTGCGAACGGGCTTATTTCGAAAGCGCATTCTCACCACGCCGGCGGATCGGGTTCGCACCGTCGATGTCACCGAGCACGCGCTGCATCGGCTGCTGGGACTGGCCAAGGTCAGCATCGGCACCGGCATCTCGGACGAGAAGAAATCAGGCATGGTCCTCGACGGCCTGAGCGTATCCGAGGCACGTTCCCTGCGCGGGGAGCTGCTGCATCGCACCCGGGTCAGCCCGCAGAGTCCGGGCCGACCGGTGGCCACAGCGCCGGAGCCGTTGCCGGAGCGTGAGGACGAGCTGCTGCGCCTGGACCCGTCGTGGATGCGGTACGCCCCCTTCACCTTCTCCGGAGCCATCACCGGCCTGGCCATCGTCGGCGTCTCCTTCAACGCGCTCGGTCAGTCCGACGTCGACGCCAGCAAGATCCGGGCCGTGCAGGACACCTCCCGGCACCTGGAGCGTCTGCCACTGTGGCTCAGCGTCATCCAGGTGACGCTGAGCCTGCTGGCCGTCGTGGCGCTGCTGTCGATCATCGGCTATGTCCTCTCATTCTGGAACTTCCGGCTGACCCGGCATAGCGGCGGCACCCTGCAGGTGACCCGCGGACTGCTCACCACTCGCTCCACCAGCATCGAGCATCGGCGTCTGCGTGGCGTGGAGATCAGCGAGCCGATCTTCCTGCGCGCGGTCCGCGGCGCACGGCTGGTGGCGGTCGCCACCGGGCTGCGCATGGGACGGGGCTCGCAGCGGGGCGGCACCGTGCTCGCCCCGCCGGCACCGTCGCGGGTGATCGCAGATCTGGCCGGCACCGTGCTGGGCGAGATCGCGCTGCGCGAGGCGCAGCGAAACTCCTCGGGCACCGACGCGGCAACGGTGACCCTCGTGCCGCATCCGGCGCGGGCGCGCCGCCGGCGCATCAACCGGGCGATAACCCCGTGGCTTTTACTGGTGATTCTCCTCATCGTGCTCTGGGCTACCGCAGGCCTTCCGAAGTGGTTCGCGGTTGCGGCGGCCGTCGGCGCGCTGCTCGCCATCCCGATCGGGGTGGATCGTTACCGCTCGCTCGGGCACCGGTTCGTCGACGGATTCCTGGTTACCCGTTACGGCAGCCTGGTCCGGCGGCGGGTGGTGCTCGAGGCGGACGGGATCATCGGCTGGAACGAGCGGCGCACGTTCTTCCAGCGGCGGGCCAGGCTCGTCAGCCTGATCGCCACCACGGCGGCCGGCGGGCAGCACTACGCGGTGCCCGATCTGGCCCCGGAGGAATCCCTGCGGCTCGCTCGTCAGGCCACGCCTGGGCTGCTGGAACCCTTCCTCAGGTGA
- a CDS encoding TetR/AcrR family transcriptional regulator, whose amino-acid sequence MSSSVWAGTTLEERRNGRRSALLAAALELFGTEGSQAVTVRSVCRATKLTDRYFYENFANRDELVLAVYDQVLDEASEALTRAVAQPNDNPVEVARAAVDAFVAVLADDRRKGRILLLEPQADLTLRERGLARMPTFEGLIRAQLDTVATAPYVAELGASALIGALSNLFIGWLEGTLKVTREQLVDYCVALLLAGLRLASEGGTSQGVT is encoded by the coding sequence GTGAGCAGCAGCGTCTGGGCCGGGACGACCCTTGAGGAGCGTCGCAACGGCCGGCGAAGCGCGCTGCTGGCGGCGGCGTTGGAGCTCTTCGGCACCGAAGGCAGCCAGGCCGTCACGGTGCGCTCGGTCTGCCGGGCCACCAAGCTCACCGATCGATACTTCTACGAGAACTTCGCCAACCGCGACGAGCTAGTGCTGGCCGTCTACGACCAGGTTCTCGATGAGGCCTCGGAGGCGCTGACGCGGGCGGTGGCGCAGCCGAACGATAATCCGGTCGAGGTGGCTCGAGCCGCCGTGGATGCCTTCGTCGCGGTGCTGGCCGATGACCGGCGCAAGGGACGCATCCTGCTGCTGGAGCCGCAGGCCGATCTCACCCTGCGCGAGCGTGGGCTGGCCCGGATGCCCACCTTTGAAGGCCTGATCCGGGCCCAGCTCGACACGGTGGCCACCGCACCCTACGTAGCGGAGCTGGGCGCGAGCGCGCTCATCGGCGCGCTGTCTAACCTCTTCATCGGCTGGCTGGAGGGCACCCTGAAGGTGACCCGGGAGCAGCTGGTGGACTACTGCGTCGCGCTGCTGCTGGCCGGCCTGCGGCTGGCCAGCGAGGGCGGGACCAGCCAAGGCGTCACCTGA